The genome window CAGCAACTTCATAGGACTTATCACTGAAACTGGATGGACCCAGACGGTTGAGAACATAGACCAGCCCCGCCTGCTCATCGCTATTTTGAGTTAGCAGGGTTCCATCCAAGAGCAGAGTAGACTCAAGATCTGCTCCACGGTATTGAAGAAGGGACGACTCTTGCTCCACCCATAAAAGAGAAGCGGATTCTGAATAAAAGAGTTTCACAGGTCTGGAAAAACGGCTTTCCAGCAACTCTTCATGAAAAAGTTCAGGAGCCTCATCCTCTTTCAGATGATACTGTCTGATATACTGCTTGTTCAAACCCGATAGAACAGCCAGTTTGCTGCAATCCTGTGAAAAGGCAATCCCATAAATGACATTATCTTCACGTTGATCTCCAGGTATAAATTCAGTCATTTCTCCCTGTCTCGAAAAAATTCTGATACGTCCATCAACAGATCCGAAAACAGTGCAGAGAGTGCTGGCACTGATGGCGGTTATGGGAGACGTACCTCTCCATTTCCAGAGGCTTTTTCCAGAAGAATCAAACTCTTCCAGGATAGCGGAACCAAAGTCGGCAGCATAGAAATGACCGGAGAGGATAAGAGGATAATCCTGGGATGGAATGATTTTTTCACTTTGACTCTCAAGATCTTTCAAGATAAGAGAAGCAGATGTTGATTGTATTAAAAAATGGGATTCTGATACGGCAGCACGCTCTTCTTCATTCAAAAGATAGGGTGTTCCTCCATCCGGGAGTAATACGCCCCGGTGCCGCCCCTGATTGATTACCAGCGGGACACTCAAAGAATCTGGAGAATGATTCATTGTGCCAAAATGATGAAGCTCAGAAGCGGTCCAATAGATCTCTTTACCACCCTTAACAGGAAACATAAGGTAGTAGATGAGGAAAAAGAGAATAATCAGGGGAAGAAAAAATGTTTTATTCATACTCTCTCTATTAAGGATTGATTTGAAAAATATATTATACTATGAATAAAGTCTGGTCAAACTGACTGCATTAAAAACTAAATAATACGAGGATATCTATGGATCTTCAATTCTTAATGAAAAAAGCAAAATCAGTAGCAGAGAACTCCTACTCCCCCTACTCTCATTTCAGGGTAGGGGCCGCACTGCTCAGCAAAGATGGAGATATTTTCTGTGGAACAAATGTTGAAAACAGATCCTTCGGTCTGACGATCTGTGCCGAGAGGAGCGCCATTTCCATGGCTCTCTCACAGGGCGTCCATGAATTTGTAGCCATTGCGGTATATTGCCCGGATGCGGATTACGCGGTGTCACCCTGCGGTGCCTGTAGGCAGGTTCTCAGTGAATTTGTAGCCAAAGACTTCACTATTTTGTTTCAAGGAGCAAAAGGAGATGCAGTTTCACGCCGGATGGAAGAGCTATTACCAGATGATTCACTGGATGAATTAAAAGAAAAATAAAAGATTATTTTGATAGTCGTTTGAGGCGGGCAGCATTCTCTGACTGCTTTGCATCACTTTCCATTTTCTGTTTCCAGATATCAATTTTCTTTTTTAATTCCTCAATTTCCCGTTTCTGATTTGTCAGCATCAGAAAACGTTTTAATGCCGACAAATAATTGATGGCTGTTTTAAAGTCATCCATCCTGTTGGTCGACAGCTCATACTTCATCCTAAAGTTGTCTGCCGCATTCTGAAGAAGCTTGCAGGTCAGACGGAAGTGTTCCAACCGATCCCGGAATCCCTCGGAGCGGGGGTCCATACCGGGAACGAATTTCTTCAAGTCTATCAGATTCTTTGAAAGTGTGGCCAAGCGACCTTCCAACTCTATAATAGACCATTTCCATTTGGAATTTTCACCGAATCCATCCTTGACCATCTGGATAGAAAACCCGAGTTTTCGGATGAGGGCGTACCTATTGAGTTCTGGATAATCCTGTACCATTTCAATTTTA of Oceanispirochaeta crateris contains these proteins:
- the cdd gene encoding cytidine deaminase; the protein is MDLQFLMKKAKSVAENSYSPYSHFRVGAALLSKDGDIFCGTNVENRSFGLTICAERSAISMALSQGVHEFVAIAVYCPDADYAVSPCGACRQVLSEFVAKDFTILFQGAKGDAVSRRMEELLPDDSLDELKEK